Proteins found in one Anopheles aquasalis chromosome 3, idAnoAquaMG_Q_19, whole genome shotgun sequence genomic segment:
- the LOC126578521 gene encoding kinesin-like protein KIF13A isoform X1 — protein MSDKIRVAVRVRPFNRRELELATENVIEMTGTQTILKYPATLDKMERKPPKNFAFDHCFYSTDADASHFASQELVFDKVGRDILENAFQGYNACIFAYGQTGSGKSYTMMGNQENKGIIPRLCDELFASIAAKQTDELTYKVEVSYMEIYNEKVHDLLDPTTSKQSLKVREHNVLGPYVDGLSQLAVTSFMDIDNLMAEGNKSRTVAATNMNSESSRSHAVFTVVLTQTLIDTLSGVTGEKVSRVSLVDLAGSERAVKTGAVGDRLKEGSNINKSLTTLGLVISKLADQTGGGKNKDKFVPYRDSVLTWLLKDNLGGNSRTVMLATLSPAADNYEETLSTLRYADRAKRIVNHAVVNEDPNARIIRELRKEVETLREMLKHATGGEMKRVDIHDKIAESENLMKQISQTWEEKLEKTEQIQSERQQALEKMGISVQDSGIKVEKNKYYLVNLNADPSLNELLVYYLKEETLIGGRSNNSNGVISSKQPDIQLLGLGIQPEHCLITIEEGELYMEPIENARCCVNGSVVSDKTALHHGDRILWGNHHFFRVNCPKSATNNASVGASEPQTPAQHLDYYYAQEELMQNEFSNNPIQAAISRLEKQHEEDKQVALEKQRQEYEKQFQQLRNIMSPTTPYAPYAPYDPFRLGKGLPANTPNAQLRVEKWAQERDEMFKRSLGQLKTDIVRANALVQEANVLAEELNKQTKFSVTLQIPPANLSPNRKRGAFVSEPAILVRRLNSGSQIWSMEKLENKLIDMRDMYQEYKERNFEAIEENKTKSDPFYESQENHNLIGVANIFLEVLFHDVKLDYHTPIISQQGEVAGRLQVEISRVSGQFPQDRMCESASESSADSHEDDDVAETPASNQITCRISVKQASGLPLYLSNFVFCQYSFWNHDVSVVPATNQEVAGHNQNITFKFDHEADYVVTMNEEFLEHCTDGALSIEVWGHRSVGFSRMKDWEVEQQQAKARSLADRWAELSRKIELWVEIHELNDNGDWAPVEVQCSRDMLTGGVYQLRQGFQRRVMVRVKPVQNSGTLPIICQSIINVSMGCVTVRSKLQKPMDSYQEEDLTVLRDKWSEALGRRRQYLDQQIQRLINKDDKTEQEKEREQSLVNQWVSLTEERNAVLVPAPGSGIPGAPASWDPPVGMEPHVPVLFLDLNADDLSTQASNDEVPLAGLNSILPKEHGNKFYNLQLIQHQDKDICAICSWDSSIHDCAALNRTTENNERVYLILKTTVRLSHPAPMDLVLRKRLALNIYKRQSFADRLKKLRIGRAESLSLQSGVTYEVVSNIPKASEELEDRESLAQIAATGEDCSASDGETYIEKYTKGVSAVESILTLDRLRQSVAVKELEQVRGPALSMRKTASVPNFSQAVKDARELSTSLTTSRTMRFFDASFESLLSIGRSESYADLKMGLNAAQSTRETATNRQKLKNNNNVEDGSGSTYGLARPTFLNLNINLNSMRLQPTKPSPAASKLAQRMTTLHEEPLIKQICYEEEGEDRFSEPEYADYNDFYDQSMSKKPSLSKMKSSYTVESFIDIDKRGQSSAGIDSINLAEGNGKFATKGKMESSSMGGISSAPVSGSTSSTGGNGGGNANKYQTILPGHMTPSMSSSTSSGYGSQAVSCSNLTNDDTYSIRSLSVGETPETMSPSNRGHEQNASGTAIAKAEEESSPSSEATMSNNTFSPSVTNVDFSKRINPFMRDSNFETPNSTSFAPESVGGEIGITATVPARPVEDEGVGAEQQPSSESSEVAAASSTTMNDSTQHVEESDETDPNTSVMKTSDVMESSFSSTPGKHEIIPEWVLVGESVLIRPYNTSGVIAYVGGTHFQAGTWVGVELDTPTGKNDGTVQNIQYFECRPKHGIFVRVDKLILDKRGRAMRELKKAEKMKAELSKGAKPMSAGNAVTNGPRK, from the exons AAAACCGCCCAAAAACTTTGCGTTCGATCACTGCTTCTACTcgaccgatgccgatgcgagCCACTTTGCCTCACAGGAGCTGGTCTTCGACAAGGTGGGGCGCGACATCCTGGAGAATGCGTTCCAGGGATACAATGCGTGCATCTTTGCGTACGGGCAGACCGGCTCGGGCAAATCGTACACGATGATGGGAAACCAGGAGAACAAGGGCATCATTCCGCGCCTGTGCGATGAGCTGTTTGCCTCAATCGCGGCCAAACAAACGGACGAGCTGACGTACAAGGTGGAGGTGTCGTACATGGAGATCTACAACGAGAAGGTGCACGATTTGCTTGATCCAACAACCAGCAAACAGTCGCTGAAGGTGCGAGAGCACAATGTGCTCGGGCCGTACGTCGATGGGCTTTCGCAGCTGGCCGTCACATCCTTCATG GATATCGACAACCTGATGGCCGAGGGTAACAAATCGAGAACGGTGGCGGCCACGAACATGAACTCGGAGTCCTCCCGGTCGCACGCGGTGTTCACGGTGGTGCTGACACAAACGCTGATCGACACGCTGTCGGGAGTGACGGGAGAGAAGGTGTCCCGCGTTTCACTGGTCGATCTGGCTGGTAGCGAGCGCGCCGTTAAAACGGGTGCCGTTGGTGATCGGCTAAAGGAAGGTTCGAACATCAACAAAAGTCTCACAACGCTCGGCCTGGTGATATCGAAGTTGGCCGATCAAACGGGTGGTGGGAAGAACAAGGACAAGTTCGTTCCCTACCGTGACTCGGTGCTGACGTGGTTGCTGAAGGACAATCTGGGCGGAAACTCACGCACGGTCATGCTGGCGACACTATCACCGGCAGCCGATAACTACGAGGAGACACTGTCGACGCTACGGTACGCGGATCGGGCGAAGCGTATCGTGAACCATGCCGTCGTGAACGAGGATCCGAATGCACGCATTATCCGCGAGCTGCGCAAGGAGGTAGAAACGTTGCGTGAGATGCTGAAGCACGCGACCGGCGGCGAGATGAAGCGGGTCGACATCCACGACAAGATTGCCGAGAGTGAGAACCTCATGAAGCAAATCTCGCAAACCTGGGAGGAGAAGCTGGAGAAGACGGAACAGATCCAGAGCGAGCGACAGCAGGCGCTGGAGAAGATGGGCATTAGCGTGCAGGACAGTGGCATCAAGGTGGAGAAGAACAAGTACTATCTGGTCAATCTGAATGCCGATCCATCGCTCAACGAGCTGCTGGTTTACTATCTGAAGGAGGAAACGCTCATCGGCGGTCGGAGTAACAACAGCAATGGAGTCATCAGTAGCAAGCAGCCGGACATTCAACTGCTGGGCCTCGGCATCCAGCCAGAACACTGCCTGATAACGATCGAAGAGGGCGAGCTATATATGGAGCCGATCGAGAATGCGCGCTGCTGCGTGAATGGATCGGTTGTGTCGGACAAAACGGCCCTCCACCATGGTGATCGCATCCTGTGGGGTAACCATCACTTCTTCCGCGTCAACTGTCCCAAATCGGCGACTAACAATGCTAGCGTTGGTGCTTCGGAACCGCAGACACCGGCACAGCATCTGGATTATTACTACGCACAGGAGGAACTGATGCAGAACGAGTTCAGCAACAACCCGATCCAGGCAGCCATATCGCGGCTCGAGAAGCAACACGAAGAGGACAAGCAGGTGGCGCTCGagaagcagcggcaggagTACGAGaagcagttccagcagctgcgCAACATTATGTCCCCTACGACACCGTACGCACCGTACGCTCCGTACGATCCATTCCGGTTGGGCAAAGGGCTACCGGCGAACACACCGAACGCCCAGCTACGGGTGGAAAAGTGGGCTCAGGAGCGGGACGAGATGTTTAAGCGCTCGCTCGGTCAACTGAAGACCGACATCGTGCGGGCGAATGCGCTGGTACAGGAGGCGAACGTACTGGCGGAGGAACTGAACAAACAGACCAAGTTCAGCGTTACGTTACAGATTCCTCCCGCTAACCTGAGTCCGAACCGGAAGCGTGGTGCATTCGTGAGTGAACCGGCGATACTGGTGCGCCGGCTAAACTCGGGCAGTCAGATCTGGAGCATGGAGAAGCTGGAGAACAAGCTGATCGATATGCGCGACATGTACCAGGAGTACAAGGAACGCAACTTTGAGGCGatcgaggaaaacaaaacgaaatccGACCCATTCTATGAGTCACAGGAGAACCACAACCTTATCGGTGTGGCTAACATCTTCCTCGAGGTGTTGTTCCACGACGTGAAGCTCGACTACCATACgcccatcatcagccagcagGGTGAGGTGGCTGGGCGGTTACAGGTGGAAATCAGTCGGGTGTCGGGCCAGTTTCCCCAGGATCGGATGTGTGAGTCGGCGTCGGAAAGCTCGGCCGATAGCCacgaggatgacgatgtgGCGGAAACACCGGCCAGCAATCAGATCACGTGCCGGATCAGCGTGAAACAGGCGTCCGGATTGCCCCTGTACCTGTCGAACTTTGTGTTTTGTCAGTACTCGTTCTGGAATCATGATGTCTCGGTGGTACCGGCAACGAATCAGGAAGTGGCCGGTCACAATCAGAACATTACCTTCAAGTTCGATCACGAGGCGGATTATGTGGTGACGATGAACGAAGAATTCCTCGAACACTGCACGGACGGTGCTCTATCGATTGAGGTGTGGGGCCATCGATCGGTAGGCTTCTCGCGCATGAAGGACTGggaggtggagcagcagcaggccaagGCACGCTCGCTGGCCGACCGGTGGGCCGAGCTGTCCCGCAAGATCGAACTGTGGGTCGAGATTCACGAGCTGAACGACAATGGCGACTGGGCACCGGTTGAGGTGCAGTGTTCGCGCGATATGCTGACCGGCGGTGTGTACCAGCTGCGGCAAGGCTTTCAGCGTCGCGTGATGGTGCGCGTAAAACCGGTGCAAAACTCGGGCACGCTGCCCATCATCTGCCAATCGATTATCAACGTATCGATGGGATGCGTGACGGTGCGTTCGAAGCTGCAGAAACCGATGGACTCGTACCAGGAGGAGGACCTGACGGTGCTGCGTGACAAATGGAGTGAAGCGTTGGGCCGACGACGTCAGTATCTCGATCAGCAGATACAGCGACTCATCAACAAGGACGATAAGacggagcaggagaaggagcgcGAGCAGAGCCTCGTCAATCAGTGGGTATCGCTGACGGAGGAGCGCAATGCGGTGCTTGTGCCGGCACCCGGTTCCGGTATTCCTGGAGCGCCGGCCTCCTGGGACCCGCCGGTGGGCATGGAACCGCACGTGCCGGTGCTCTTTCTCGATCTGAATGCGGACGATTTGTCAACGCAGGCGTCCAACGATGAGGTACCCCTGGCGGGGTTGAACTCCATCTTGCCAAAGGAACACGGTAACAAGTTCTACAACCTGCAGCTGATTCAGCACCAAGACAAGGACATCTGCGCCATCTGCAGCTGGGACTCGTCGATACACGATTGCGCTGCGCTCAATCGCACTACCGAGAACAACGAGCGCGTGTATCTGATCCTCAAGACGACCGTGCGGCTGTCACATCCTGCGCCAATGGATCTCGTGCTGCGGAAGCGCCTTGCGCTCAACATCTACAAACGCCAGAGTTTCGCAGATCGGCTAAAAAAGCTGCGCATCGGTCGGGCCGAGTCACTGTCCCTGCAATCCGGTGTCACGTACGAGGTGGTATCGAACATTCCAAAGGCCTCGGAGGAGCTAGAGGACCGGGAATCCTTGGCGCAGATTGCTGCCACGGGTGAAGATTGTTCGGCGAGTGATGGTGAAACATACATCG aAAAATATACCAAAGGAGTATCGGCAGTCGAAAGCATCCTTACGCTGGACCGCTTGCGGCAGAGCGTGGCTGTGAAGGAACTGGAGCAGGTGCGAGGACCTGCCCTGTCGATGCGAAAGACGGCCAGCGTGCCAAACTTCTCACAG GCCGTAAAAGATGCCAGGGAGCTTAGTACGAGTCTCACCACCTCGAGGACA ATGAGATTCTTTGATGCTTCGTTCGAGTCGCTGCTCAGCATTGGACGCTCGGAATCGTATGCCGATCTTAAGATGGGTCTCAACGCTG CTCAAAGCACTCGCGAGACGGCCACAAACCGGCAGAAGCTGAAGAATAACAACAATGTTGAGGATGGATCTGGCTCGACCTATGGACTCG CTCGGCCTACATTCCTCAATCTTAACATTAATCTCAATTCCATGCGATTGCAGCCAACCAAAC CGTCCCCTGCTGCTAGCAAGCTAGCCCAACGGATGACTACGCTACACGAGGAGCCGCTCATCAAACAAATCTGCTACGAGGAGGAGGGTGAGGATCGGTTTAGCGAACCCGAGTATGCCGATTACAATGATTTCTACGATCAGTCGATGAGCAAGAAGCCTTCGCTGTCGAAGATGAAGTCCTCGTACACCGTCGAATCGTTTATCGACATCGATAAGCGCGGGCAGTCATCGGCGGGCATTGATTCAATCAATTTGGCcgagggaaatggaaagtttGCAACCAAAGGTAAGATGGAGTCCTCGTCCATGGGTGGCATATCGTCGGCTCCGGTATcgggcagcaccagcagtacgGGTGGCAACGGAGGCGGCAATGCGAACAAATACCAAACCATCCTGCCCGGCCATATGACACCGAGCATGAGTTCGTCTACCTCGAGTGGCTATGGATCGCAGGCGGTATCATGCAGTAACCTCACCAATGATGATACCTATTCCATCCGATCGCTCAGTGTCGGAGAAACACCTG AAACAATGTCACCGTCCAACAGAGGGCACGAACAAAACGCCTCTGGTACCGCCATTGCCAAAGCAGAGGAAgagtcatcgccatcatccgaAGCTACGATGAGCAACAATACCTTCAGTCCGTCAGTTACTAACGTCGACTTTTCGAAGCGTATTAATCCATTCATGAGGGATTCGAACTTCGAAACTCCAAACAGCACGAGTTTTGCGCCCGAATCGGTTGGCGGAGAGATCGGTATCACTGCTACTGTTCCGGCCCGTCCGGTAGAAGACGAGGGTGTTGGAGCGGAACAGCAGCCCTCTTCCGAGTCAAGTGAAGTTGCAGCTGCTTCATCGACGACAATGAACGATTCGACACAGCACGTCGAGGAAAGTGACGAAACTGATCCAAACACATCGGTGATGAAAACTTCGGATG TGATGGAGAGCAGCTTCTCTTCGACACCCGGAAAGCACGAAATCATTCCAGAATGGGTATTGGTCGGTGAGTCGGTGCTGATAAGACCATACAACACGAGCGGTGTGATTGCATACGTCGGAGGCACTCATTTCCAG GCCGGCACGTGGGTTGGAGTGGAGCTGGATACGCCAACGGGAAAGAATGACGGTACGGTGCAAAACATCCAGTATTTCGAGTGTCGACCGAAGCATGGCATCTTTGTGCGCGTCGATAAGCTGATTCTTGACAAGCGGGGGCGTGCTATGCGTGAGCTGAAGAAGGCAGAGAAGATGAAAG CTGAACTAAGCAAGGGAGCCAAACCGATGAGCGCTGGCAATGCGGTTACTAATGGTCCGCGCAAATGA
- the LOC126578521 gene encoding kinesin-like protein KIF13A isoform X2 has protein sequence MSDKIRVAVRVRPFNRRELELATENVIEMTGTQTILKYPATLDKMERKPPKNFAFDHCFYSTDADASHFASQELVFDKVGRDILENAFQGYNACIFAYGQTGSGKSYTMMGNQENKGIIPRLCDELFASIAAKQTDELTYKVEVSYMEIYNEKVHDLLDPTTSKQSLKVREHNVLGPYVDGLSQLAVTSFMDIDNLMAEGNKSRTVAATNMNSESSRSHAVFTVVLTQTLIDTLSGVTGEKVSRVSLVDLAGSERAVKTGAVGDRLKEGSNINKSLTTLGLVISKLADQTGGGKNKDKFVPYRDSVLTWLLKDNLGGNSRTVMLATLSPAADNYEETLSTLRYADRAKRIVNHAVVNEDPNARIIRELRKEVETLREMLKHATGGEMKRVDIHDKIAESENLMKQISQTWEEKLEKTEQIQSERQQALEKMGISVQDSGIKVEKNKYYLVNLNADPSLNELLVYYLKEETLIGGRSNNSNGVISSKQPDIQLLGLGIQPEHCLITIEEGELYMEPIENARCCVNGSVVSDKTALHHGDRILWGNHHFFRVNCPKSATNNASVGASEPQTPAQHLDYYYAQEELMQNEFSNNPIQAAISRLEKQHEEDKQVALEKQRQEYEKQFQQLRNIMSPTTPYAPYAPYDPFRLGKGLPANTPNAQLRVEKWAQERDEMFKRSLGQLKTDIVRANALVQEANVLAEELNKQTKFSVTLQIPPANLSPNRKRGAFVSEPAILVRRLNSGSQIWSMEKLENKLIDMRDMYQEYKERNFEAIEENKTKSDPFYESQENHNLIGVANIFLEVLFHDVKLDYHTPIISQQGEVAGRLQVEISRVSGQFPQDRMCESASESSADSHEDDDVAETPASNQITCRISVKQASGLPLYLSNFVFCQYSFWNHDVSVVPATNQEVAGHNQNITFKFDHEADYVVTMNEEFLEHCTDGALSIEVWGHRSVGFSRMKDWEVEQQQAKARSLADRWAELSRKIELWVEIHELNDNGDWAPVEVQCSRDMLTGGVYQLRQGFQRRVMVRVKPVQNSGTLPIICQSIINVSMGCVTVRSKLQKPMDSYQEEDLTVLRDKWSEALGRRRQYLDQQIQRLINKDDKTEQEKEREQSLVNQWVSLTEERNAVLVPAPGSGIPGAPASWDPPVGMEPHVPVLFLDLNADDLSTQASNDEVPLAGLNSILPKEHGNKFYNLQLIQHQDKDICAICSWDSSIHDCAALNRTTENNERVYLILKTTVRLSHPAPMDLVLRKRLALNIYKRQSFADRLKKLRIGRAESLSLQSGVTYEVVSNIPKASEELEDRESLAQIAATGEDCSASDGETYIEKYTKGVSAVESILTLDRLRQSVAVKELEQVRGPALSMRKTASVPNFSQMRFFDASFESLLSIGRSESYADLKMGLNAAQSTRETATNRQKLKNNNNVEDGSGSTYGLARPTFLNLNINLNSMRLQPTKPSPAASKLAQRMTTLHEEPLIKQICYEEEGEDRFSEPEYADYNDFYDQSMSKKPSLSKMKSSYTVESFIDIDKRGQSSAGIDSINLAEGNGKFATKGKMESSSMGGISSAPVSGSTSSTGGNGGGNANKYQTILPGHMTPSMSSSTSSGYGSQAVSCSNLTNDDTYSIRSLSVGETPETMSPSNRGHEQNASGTAIAKAEEESSPSSEATMSNNTFSPSVTNVDFSKRINPFMRDSNFETPNSTSFAPESVGGEIGITATVPARPVEDEGVGAEQQPSSESSEVAAASSTTMNDSTQHVEESDETDPNTSVMKTSDVMESSFSSTPGKHEIIPEWVLVGESVLIRPYNTSGVIAYVGGTHFQAGTWVGVELDTPTGKNDGTVQNIQYFECRPKHGIFVRVDKLILDKRGRAMRELKKAEKMKAELSKGAKPMSAGNAVTNGPRK, from the exons AAAACCGCCCAAAAACTTTGCGTTCGATCACTGCTTCTACTcgaccgatgccgatgcgagCCACTTTGCCTCACAGGAGCTGGTCTTCGACAAGGTGGGGCGCGACATCCTGGAGAATGCGTTCCAGGGATACAATGCGTGCATCTTTGCGTACGGGCAGACCGGCTCGGGCAAATCGTACACGATGATGGGAAACCAGGAGAACAAGGGCATCATTCCGCGCCTGTGCGATGAGCTGTTTGCCTCAATCGCGGCCAAACAAACGGACGAGCTGACGTACAAGGTGGAGGTGTCGTACATGGAGATCTACAACGAGAAGGTGCACGATTTGCTTGATCCAACAACCAGCAAACAGTCGCTGAAGGTGCGAGAGCACAATGTGCTCGGGCCGTACGTCGATGGGCTTTCGCAGCTGGCCGTCACATCCTTCATG GATATCGACAACCTGATGGCCGAGGGTAACAAATCGAGAACGGTGGCGGCCACGAACATGAACTCGGAGTCCTCCCGGTCGCACGCGGTGTTCACGGTGGTGCTGACACAAACGCTGATCGACACGCTGTCGGGAGTGACGGGAGAGAAGGTGTCCCGCGTTTCACTGGTCGATCTGGCTGGTAGCGAGCGCGCCGTTAAAACGGGTGCCGTTGGTGATCGGCTAAAGGAAGGTTCGAACATCAACAAAAGTCTCACAACGCTCGGCCTGGTGATATCGAAGTTGGCCGATCAAACGGGTGGTGGGAAGAACAAGGACAAGTTCGTTCCCTACCGTGACTCGGTGCTGACGTGGTTGCTGAAGGACAATCTGGGCGGAAACTCACGCACGGTCATGCTGGCGACACTATCACCGGCAGCCGATAACTACGAGGAGACACTGTCGACGCTACGGTACGCGGATCGGGCGAAGCGTATCGTGAACCATGCCGTCGTGAACGAGGATCCGAATGCACGCATTATCCGCGAGCTGCGCAAGGAGGTAGAAACGTTGCGTGAGATGCTGAAGCACGCGACCGGCGGCGAGATGAAGCGGGTCGACATCCACGACAAGATTGCCGAGAGTGAGAACCTCATGAAGCAAATCTCGCAAACCTGGGAGGAGAAGCTGGAGAAGACGGAACAGATCCAGAGCGAGCGACAGCAGGCGCTGGAGAAGATGGGCATTAGCGTGCAGGACAGTGGCATCAAGGTGGAGAAGAACAAGTACTATCTGGTCAATCTGAATGCCGATCCATCGCTCAACGAGCTGCTGGTTTACTATCTGAAGGAGGAAACGCTCATCGGCGGTCGGAGTAACAACAGCAATGGAGTCATCAGTAGCAAGCAGCCGGACATTCAACTGCTGGGCCTCGGCATCCAGCCAGAACACTGCCTGATAACGATCGAAGAGGGCGAGCTATATATGGAGCCGATCGAGAATGCGCGCTGCTGCGTGAATGGATCGGTTGTGTCGGACAAAACGGCCCTCCACCATGGTGATCGCATCCTGTGGGGTAACCATCACTTCTTCCGCGTCAACTGTCCCAAATCGGCGACTAACAATGCTAGCGTTGGTGCTTCGGAACCGCAGACACCGGCACAGCATCTGGATTATTACTACGCACAGGAGGAACTGATGCAGAACGAGTTCAGCAACAACCCGATCCAGGCAGCCATATCGCGGCTCGAGAAGCAACACGAAGAGGACAAGCAGGTGGCGCTCGagaagcagcggcaggagTACGAGaagcagttccagcagctgcgCAACATTATGTCCCCTACGACACCGTACGCACCGTACGCTCCGTACGATCCATTCCGGTTGGGCAAAGGGCTACCGGCGAACACACCGAACGCCCAGCTACGGGTGGAAAAGTGGGCTCAGGAGCGGGACGAGATGTTTAAGCGCTCGCTCGGTCAACTGAAGACCGACATCGTGCGGGCGAATGCGCTGGTACAGGAGGCGAACGTACTGGCGGAGGAACTGAACAAACAGACCAAGTTCAGCGTTACGTTACAGATTCCTCCCGCTAACCTGAGTCCGAACCGGAAGCGTGGTGCATTCGTGAGTGAACCGGCGATACTGGTGCGCCGGCTAAACTCGGGCAGTCAGATCTGGAGCATGGAGAAGCTGGAGAACAAGCTGATCGATATGCGCGACATGTACCAGGAGTACAAGGAACGCAACTTTGAGGCGatcgaggaaaacaaaacgaaatccGACCCATTCTATGAGTCACAGGAGAACCACAACCTTATCGGTGTGGCTAACATCTTCCTCGAGGTGTTGTTCCACGACGTGAAGCTCGACTACCATACgcccatcatcagccagcagGGTGAGGTGGCTGGGCGGTTACAGGTGGAAATCAGTCGGGTGTCGGGCCAGTTTCCCCAGGATCGGATGTGTGAGTCGGCGTCGGAAAGCTCGGCCGATAGCCacgaggatgacgatgtgGCGGAAACACCGGCCAGCAATCAGATCACGTGCCGGATCAGCGTGAAACAGGCGTCCGGATTGCCCCTGTACCTGTCGAACTTTGTGTTTTGTCAGTACTCGTTCTGGAATCATGATGTCTCGGTGGTACCGGCAACGAATCAGGAAGTGGCCGGTCACAATCAGAACATTACCTTCAAGTTCGATCACGAGGCGGATTATGTGGTGACGATGAACGAAGAATTCCTCGAACACTGCACGGACGGTGCTCTATCGATTGAGGTGTGGGGCCATCGATCGGTAGGCTTCTCGCGCATGAAGGACTGggaggtggagcagcagcaggccaagGCACGCTCGCTGGCCGACCGGTGGGCCGAGCTGTCCCGCAAGATCGAACTGTGGGTCGAGATTCACGAGCTGAACGACAATGGCGACTGGGCACCGGTTGAGGTGCAGTGTTCGCGCGATATGCTGACCGGCGGTGTGTACCAGCTGCGGCAAGGCTTTCAGCGTCGCGTGATGGTGCGCGTAAAACCGGTGCAAAACTCGGGCACGCTGCCCATCATCTGCCAATCGATTATCAACGTATCGATGGGATGCGTGACGGTGCGTTCGAAGCTGCAGAAACCGATGGACTCGTACCAGGAGGAGGACCTGACGGTGCTGCGTGACAAATGGAGTGAAGCGTTGGGCCGACGACGTCAGTATCTCGATCAGCAGATACAGCGACTCATCAACAAGGACGATAAGacggagcaggagaaggagcgcGAGCAGAGCCTCGTCAATCAGTGGGTATCGCTGACGGAGGAGCGCAATGCGGTGCTTGTGCCGGCACCCGGTTCCGGTATTCCTGGAGCGCCGGCCTCCTGGGACCCGCCGGTGGGCATGGAACCGCACGTGCCGGTGCTCTTTCTCGATCTGAATGCGGACGATTTGTCAACGCAGGCGTCCAACGATGAGGTACCCCTGGCGGGGTTGAACTCCATCTTGCCAAAGGAACACGGTAACAAGTTCTACAACCTGCAGCTGATTCAGCACCAAGACAAGGACATCTGCGCCATCTGCAGCTGGGACTCGTCGATACACGATTGCGCTGCGCTCAATCGCACTACCGAGAACAACGAGCGCGTGTATCTGATCCTCAAGACGACCGTGCGGCTGTCACATCCTGCGCCAATGGATCTCGTGCTGCGGAAGCGCCTTGCGCTCAACATCTACAAACGCCAGAGTTTCGCAGATCGGCTAAAAAAGCTGCGCATCGGTCGGGCCGAGTCACTGTCCCTGCAATCCGGTGTCACGTACGAGGTGGTATCGAACATTCCAAAGGCCTCGGAGGAGCTAGAGGACCGGGAATCCTTGGCGCAGATTGCTGCCACGGGTGAAGATTGTTCGGCGAGTGATGGTGAAACATACATCG aAAAATATACCAAAGGAGTATCGGCAGTCGAAAGCATCCTTACGCTGGACCGCTTGCGGCAGAGCGTGGCTGTGAAGGAACTGGAGCAGGTGCGAGGACCTGCCCTGTCGATGCGAAAGACGGCCAGCGTGCCAAACTTCTCACAG ATGAGATTCTTTGATGCTTCGTTCGAGTCGCTGCTCAGCATTGGACGCTCGGAATCGTATGCCGATCTTAAGATGGGTCTCAACGCTG CTCAAAGCACTCGCGAGACGGCCACAAACCGGCAGAAGCTGAAGAATAACAACAATGTTGAGGATGGATCTGGCTCGACCTATGGACTCG CTCGGCCTACATTCCTCAATCTTAACATTAATCTCAATTCCATGCGATTGCAGCCAACCAAAC CGTCCCCTGCTGCTAGCAAGCTAGCCCAACGGATGACTACGCTACACGAGGAGCCGCTCATCAAACAAATCTGCTACGAGGAGGAGGGTGAGGATCGGTTTAGCGAACCCGAGTATGCCGATTACAATGATTTCTACGATCAGTCGATGAGCAAGAAGCCTTCGCTGTCGAAGATGAAGTCCTCGTACACCGTCGAATCGTTTATCGACATCGATAAGCGCGGGCAGTCATCGGCGGGCATTGATTCAATCAATTTGGCcgagggaaatggaaagtttGCAACCAAAGGTAAGATGGAGTCCTCGTCCATGGGTGGCATATCGTCGGCTCCGGTATcgggcagcaccagcagtacgGGTGGCAACGGAGGCGGCAATGCGAACAAATACCAAACCATCCTGCCCGGCCATATGACACCGAGCATGAGTTCGTCTACCTCGAGTGGCTATGGATCGCAGGCGGTATCATGCAGTAACCTCACCAATGATGATACCTATTCCATCCGATCGCTCAGTGTCGGAGAAACACCTG AAACAATGTCACCGTCCAACAGAGGGCACGAACAAAACGCCTCTGGTACCGCCATTGCCAAAGCAGAGGAAgagtcatcgccatcatccgaAGCTACGATGAGCAACAATACCTTCAGTCCGTCAGTTACTAACGTCGACTTTTCGAAGCGTATTAATCCATTCATGAGGGATTCGAACTTCGAAACTCCAAACAGCACGAGTTTTGCGCCCGAATCGGTTGGCGGAGAGATCGGTATCACTGCTACTGTTCCGGCCCGTCCGGTAGAAGACGAGGGTGTTGGAGCGGAACAGCAGCCCTCTTCCGAGTCAAGTGAAGTTGCAGCTGCTTCATCGACGACAATGAACGATTCGACACAGCACGTCGAGGAAAGTGACGAAACTGATCCAAACACATCGGTGATGAAAACTTCGGATG TGATGGAGAGCAGCTTCTCTTCGACACCCGGAAAGCACGAAATCATTCCAGAATGGGTATTGGTCGGTGAGTCGGTGCTGATAAGACCATACAACACGAGCGGTGTGATTGCATACGTCGGAGGCACTCATTTCCAG GCCGGCACGTGGGTTGGAGTGGAGCTGGATACGCCAACGGGAAAGAATGACGGTACGGTGCAAAACATCCAGTATTTCGAGTGTCGACCGAAGCATGGCATCTTTGTGCGCGTCGATAAGCTGATTCTTGACAAGCGGGGGCGTGCTATGCGTGAGCTGAAGAAGGCAGAGAAGATGAAAG CTGAACTAAGCAAGGGAGCCAAACCGATGAGCGCTGGCAATGCGGTTACTAATGGTCCGCGCAAATGA